The region GCTTCATTTTTCCAGTTGAGATCGGCTTGAGTAACATCGAAAAGGTGGAGATAATGTTTATCTAAATGCGAAACATATTGCCAAGCTGACCCACCAAATTTAGAGAGCCAATTGGTTGGAATTTCAGCTCCATCACGAAAGATATAGTATGCTTGCTTCGCTTCATCGCCAGCCAGCGCCGACTGAAACCAAGCATGTTCCGTTGAGGTGTGATTAAAGACCATATCCAACATAAATTCGATGCCAAGTGCCTTGCCCTTTGCCAAGAGTTCCTCAAAATCTGCCATCGTTCCAAAGAGCGGATCGATCTGATAATAATCTGCCACATCATAGCCATTATCTCGTTGTGGAGAAAGAAAAAATGGGGTAATCCAAATCATATCAATTCCCAGCTCTTTTAGATAGTCAAGCTTGGCGGTAATTCCCGCCAAGTCACCCACCCCATCGCCATTACTGTCGTAAAAAGAGCGAGGGTAAATTTGATAAATGCTCATTTTGTTAAAATGCATAACATTATCCTTCTTTATCAATTTTTTACGCGTTTTGACCAGCCTAATGTCAAGATGAGTGGGACAATCACCGCAATGCTCATTGCGATAAGGAAGAGTAACATGAACTTAGGTTGAATAGAGAGAATTCCCGGAAGCCCGCCGACCCCAATCGAATTTGCCATGACTCCCGTAGCTACCGAGAATAAGCCAGCCAATCCTGAGCCAATCATGCCCATCAAAAAGGGATAGCCGTACTTGAGGTTGATTCCAAACATTGCTGGTTCAGTTACTCCTAGGTAGGCCGATATGGTGGCAGGGATGGCAACTTGTTGCTCTTTTTTATCCTGACGGTGTAGCATAATCATCGCTAAAACCGCCGAGCCTTGTGCAATATTAGAGAGCGCGATCATCGGCCAGAGCATCGTTCCCCCGAATTCAGCCATCAATTGTAAGTCGATCGCGTTGGTCATGTGATGCAAACCAGTAATGACCAGTGGAGCATAGAAGAAGCCAAAAATCAACGCAAAAAGCCAGCCAAATGCAGATGTCAAGCCACTATACACCACCTGAGAAATCGCCGATCCGATGATCCAACCCATAGGACCAAGCAACGCATGTGCTAAGATAACCGTTGGTACAAGCGCAAAAAAGGGCACAATGATCATCGAAATTGCCTCGGGCGTAATCTTACGCCAAAAGCGCTCTAAATAGACCAACGCAAACCCCGCCAACATCGCCGGAATCACCTGTGCTTGATAGCCAATCATATTCATCTTGGCAAAGCCAAAATCCCAAAAAGGAATCTCCGCCCCACCGGCAACCGCGTAGGCATTGAGAAGCTGTGGCGAAGTGAGCGTTAATCCTAAGACGATACCCAAAATTTGCGTACTACCCATCTTCCGGGTAATAGACCACGTGATGCCTACGGGGAGAAAGTGAAAAATTGCCTCACCAATGAGCCAAAGAAAGGCGTGTACGCCCGACCAAAATTGCGATTTATCCACCAACGTCTGGGTGCCTTCGTCAAAAAAAGCGATATCGCCAATTACATTCCGAAATCCTAAAATCAATCCACCCGTAATAATTGCAGGGATTAACGGCGAAAAG is a window of Entomospira culicis DNA encoding:
- the treP gene encoding PTS system trehalose-specific EIIBC component, giving the protein MQYQDEAQLLLDAVGGRENIMRVTHCVTRMRFVLRDLALADKDKIQKITMVKGLFAQAGQFQVIIGNEVADFYQTFIALAGIEESSKESVKEAAKDNMTMLQRLMANLAEIFSPLIPAIITGGLILGFRNVIGDIAFFDEGTQTLVDKSQFWSGVHAFLWLIGEAIFHFLPVGITWSITRKMGSTQILGIVLGLTLTSPQLLNAYAVAGGAEIPFWDFGFAKMNMIGYQAQVIPAMLAGFALVYLERFWRKITPEAISMIIVPFFALVPTVILAHALLGPMGWIIGSAISQVVYSGLTSAFGWLFALIFGFFYAPLVITGLHHMTNAIDLQLMAEFGGTMLWPMIALSNIAQGSAVLAMIMLHRQDKKEQQVAIPATISAYLGVTEPAMFGINLKYGYPFLMGMIGSGLAGLFSVATGVMANSIGVGGLPGILSIQPKFMLLFLIAMSIAVIVPLILTLGWSKRVKN